The Populus trichocarpa isolate Nisqually-1 chromosome 11, P.trichocarpa_v4.1, whole genome shotgun sequence genome has a segment encoding these proteins:
- the LOC18103166 gene encoding probable LRR receptor-like serine/threonine-protein kinase At1g29720 — MISCLQHPNLVRLYGCCIEGDQLLLVYEYMENNSLSRALFGAGSETSFLTLDWPTRYKICVGIARGLAFLHEGSAIRIVHRDIKGTNVLLDKDLNAKISDFGLAKLNEEENTHISTRVAGTIGYMAPEYALWGYLTDKADVYSFGVVALEIVSGKSNSSYRPENENVCLLDWAHVLQKKENLMEIVDPKLQSEFNKEEAERMIKLALLCTNASPSLRPAMSEVVSMLEGQTSIQEMISDPSIYGDDLHSKHLKGHYQQVMDQSLNSTQDLFPRSDKSWIGNSSTSAHDLYPINPESISLNLSETSSLI; from the exons ATGATATCTTGTTTACAGCATCCCAATCTTGTAAGGCTTTATGGATGCTGTATTGAAGGAGACCAGTTGCTTCTGGTGTACGAGTACATGGAAAACAACTCCCTCTCTCGTGCACTTTTCG GAGCAGGTTCCGAAACAAGTTTTCTGACGTTGGATTGGCCTACAAGGTATAAGATATGTGTTGGAATAGCCAGAGGTTTAGCATTTCTCCATGAAGGATCTGCAATCAGGATCGTTCACAGGGACATCAAAGGTACAAATGTATTACTGGACAAAGATCTAAATGCCAAGATATCAGACTTCGGTCTAGCTAAGCTCAATGAAGAGGAGAACACTCATATTAGCACTCGAGTTGCTGGAACTAT aggATATATGGCTCCAGAATATGCACTGTGGGGCTATCTAACAGATAAAGCAGATGTTTATAGTTTTGGGGTTGTCGCCTTAGAAATTGTCAGTGGAAAGAGCAACTCAAGTTACAGGCCAGAGAACGAAAATGTTTGTCTTCTTGACTGG GCTCATGTATtgcaaaaaaaggaaaatttaatGGAGATAGTGGACCCAAAGCTGCAGTCTGAATTCAACAAGGAAGAGGCTGAGAGGATGATCAAGTTGGCTCTCTTATGCACCAATGCATCTCCATCTCTAAGGCCTGCAATGTCAGAAGTGGTGAGCATGCTTGAAGGACAGACCAGCATCCAGGAGATGATCTCAGATCCTAGCATTTATGGTGATGATTTACACTCCAAACATCTCAAAGGCCACTATCAGCAGGTCATGGACCAGAGTTTAAACAGCACACAAGACCTCTTTCCTCGATCTGATAAATCGTGGATTGGAAATTCCTCTACATCTGCCCATGATCTCTACCCCATCAATCCCGAGTCCATAAGTTTAAACCTCAGTGAAACCTCgtctttaatttga